In Oceanispirochaeta sp., the DNA window GTAATCATTTCTGCACCCTGTAAAGATGATACAAAAACAGTTGTTATCGGTGTTAACCACACAACTCTTACAGCTTCTGACAAGATCATTTCCAATGCCTCTTGTACAACAAACTGTCTGGCACCCCTGACAAAAGCCGTAGATGACAGTTTTAAAGTTATCACAGGTCTGATGTGTACGACTCATGCTGCTACTTCAACTCAGAGAGTACAGGACTTTTTTGGTGGTGGTAAGAACAGAGCCACACTGAATAATATTATTCCTGCTTCAACTGGTGCTGCTATTGCTGTTGGTAAGGTTCTTCCTCACCTGAATGGTAAACTTAATGGTACAGCTCTCCGTGTTCCAACTGATACCGGTTCGGTTGTTGAAGTTGTTTACCTTCTGGAAGGAAAACATACTGTTGACGAAATCAATACCAAGGTTCTCGCCAATGCTGCAAAAATCAATACCAGCTCTCTCATGGGCAAGGTTTTGGATGTAAGCGACTATTACGAATGTTCCAGAGACTGTGTTGGTGAAGTATGGAGTTCTATGTACATTCCCGGAAACACATGTGTTACCGAAGCCGGTGAGAATACTCTGGTCAAGATGACTTCTTTTTATGACAATGAAATGGGTTACTCAGCCAGAATGGCTGAACTTTCTCAGATCTTAGCCGTACTGTAAGAACAACAGAATCTAATTTAAAAACGTCCGGGAAACCGGACGTTTTTTTTTGGAGTTTTATGTATTTTTGATTACATTTGATTTGATTGAAAGAGAGGTTGACCGTGATCGAACTGACAGAACTGAAAGAAATACAGGATTTAATGTCTTCTGAGGGATTTCATTTGTTTTATTTATCCCGCCCTGCCTGCGGAGTCTGTAGTGTTGTTAAGGCAAAAGTAATCGAAATGCTTCAATCATTTCCCGAGATAAAATCCTATTATATAAATCTTGATCTGGTGCCTGAGGCGGCGGGTCAATTCTCCATATTTACCATACCGGGCATTCTTCTCTATGCAGAGGGTAAGGAAATAATCAGGGAGGCCCGATACCTCTCCATCTCAGATTTGGAAAGGCAGATCTCCAGGCCTTACGAACTCGCCTTCAACTGAGCGCTCAGATCAAATCTATTATGTTATAGAAACATATCAGGATGATGAGAACCATAACGGACATAAACAACCTGTCAACTGCCTTATGGCTCATTCGGAGTGACATGATGGCGCCGAATAATCCGCCAGTAAGACCGCCAGCAATCATTAGAATCACTATAAGAGGATCAAACACGGGAACTCTGCCGCTGACGACTGTAAAGATGAGGCTTGTCATCTGAGAAAAGAAAATTACAAAAATTGAATTCAAGGCTGCTGTTTTGCTATCCATTGAAAAGATAAAATAAAGAATTGCCAGATTAATCGGTCCTCCTCCAATTCCTAAAAAAGAGGCCAGGCTACCGAGCAGGAAACCAGTAAAAAGTGTGAAGAGGATGCTGTCTTTATGTCGGGGAGTGATCTTATCCTTGAAAAAAGTAAATATAAAAACAGAAAAGGTTAAAAGGAGTAAGAGGGTAGACTGGGATATTCCGATAATCCGGTCATCACCAAATCCCAATCTAATGACATCAAAGAGCTGCTTCCCTGCCAGTCCTCCGACAATGCCCCCCAGAGCCAGAAGGGACGCTGTTTTCTTATTGATCTGCCCCTTTGTGTGCCTGCTGCGTATTAGAGTGACCGTTGTCATCGATAGTACAGTACTTCCAGAGAGAAAACTGATGGTAGCCACCGGAAAGATGGAAATAATATCCAGGACCGGTTTGATTATAACACCACCACCAATGCCGCTGATGGCACCGACTATGGAAGTAGTGAACGCTATAATGAGATAAAGAAAAGACATAAAGATTTAACTCCAGTGATGATTATTCTGTGGGAGGGAGGATTATTACAACTCGTCCCTGTCTCAAGAGATTACGATTGTGTTCGGATGAAATCAGCTTCTTGACAACTTCATCAGGAAGGATCAAATCAGTTCTATTTTTACCATATACCATGGACGCCATGGTTCGCAGGGGGTATATACCAATTCTTTCCCTGCTTTCTGCCAGATCAAAAGAGTAAGTATATCCTGCATTTCCCCATTTTTTCACGGCCTCGGGTTCTGTCATTTCTACACTGTGAATCAGATTCATGGATGAATCATACAGCCTTGGAAAGAGGCAGGGATTCAGGAGAACCTGCTGTTCAACATTTCCTTGATAGGGAAGTTTCTCGGCGGCATAGATGATGATACCCGAAAAATCTTCATTAGATGTGTATAGGGGAATAACCGGGGAAGGATAGGGTTTCGTGTGCTTGATAATAAGTTCAGCTAGATCCGGAAAGATTGAAAAGGTATAGCGGACAGTGAGAAATTTTCTATCAGCTGTGGCTGTTGTGAAAACTTTTTCCATCTTCTGTGACAGGTTTTCAAGCTGCCTGAGCAAGACGGGATTTTCTGTAATCAGGCTGGAAATCATATGAGTTGAATCGACTCTTAGATCTTGAAGTACCTGTCCTGTTATCACGGGAGTCTCCCTGGCGATATACTGTTCTGTTTTATATCGCCCCGTAGGCTGATTGGGTTCTTCTTCGATGGGAGCCGTGATATCCAGTTGGAACTGAGCTGTGAACCAGTCGATATGACTTGAAATCTTCAGTTCTGATTGAGCAGAAAGGAAAGATACATTTAGAATCAATAGAAAAAATAGGCAAAAGGTTTTCATTGTATTTTCCTCAATCACCCGAGGCTGGAACATTTAGAATCATACCGGGCATTATGACCGTATTCAGGGGCATGCGGTTCCCTGATGCGAGTTCTTCGGGGCTTGTTTTAAACTGACGGGATATACCCCATAAAGAATCACCCTCCAGTACAGTATAGCGTCCAGTCCAATGATCTGCCATCCCGGAACTGACGATTCCTTTTCTGTCGGGAATATTACTGTGTACCAGAGGAATCAGCAGGACCTGTCCGATCCTGAGATGAAGGCTGCTTATACCGGGATTGTATTCATAAATCATGTTGACTGGGATTCGGTACCACTGAGCCAGTTCGGACAAGGTGTCTCCGGATTGAACGCTGTATCTTTTAAACTCGAGTAAATCACTCTCCTCATTCAGGATTTCCCGAATGAGGCTGCTATAATGTGCTGGCACTTTTAATTTATATCCACTGGATGCCGGAGGAGTCACCCCATAGTTCAGCTCACTGTGAGCCTTGAGAAGAAGCTGTTCATCCATACCGGATTTTGATGCAATCCGACGGATATCGACACTTTTCTCGATGGGAATCCTTTCCCAGACCATATTGGACTGCCATAAAAGGGGAAGTTTATGAGCTCCCTTGCTGTTGCATAGCAGAACTACCGCCGCCAGTTTCGGAATATAATTCCTTGTTTCCCGAGGCAGCAGTTCCTTGTCTATCAATTCCCAGTAATCTCTGATGCCCGAGGAGGCAACAGTCCGTTTTACCCTATTCAGACCGCAATTGTAGGCGGCCAGGGCAAGGTTCCAATCTCCCGTAATATTGTAGTTGTATTGCAGTTTGTCCAGGGCCGCTTCTGTTGCCTTCCAGAAGTCCCTACGGTCGTCTCTCCAGACGTCCACCGTTATATCATAGGGATCAATGCTGTTCATCATAAACTGCCAAAGACCGGCAGCACCGGAACGAGAGAAAGCGTCAACACGGAAAGCCGACTCTATAATTGGAAGGTACAGGAGTTCAGGCGGCATGTTTTTTTCTTCCAGCATCCGGGCAATAAAGGGAATAAAGGGTTCGGCTCTTATCAGACAACGCTCCAGATAGGCCAGCCCTTCCCCTTCTGAGAAGTAGTCTAAATACAATTTTACCTGAGGATGATCCGGAAGGCCTCCAGTCCATATTTTTTGATTGATGTGCTGATCTTTATTCTGAAAATCCGATTGTACGGGCACAGGGGGGCGATGATCTGAACGGGTGGGAATCTCCGTCCCATATCCTGCAGACAAGGGAAGTGTGAGTAAACACAGCAGTGTTATAGTTTGTCTCCGAAATATATGCCAGCCCATTCCCATCTTTTATTAATCTCCGGATCTATAGGATAATTGATGCGGTTAAAGTACAGATACCAGATTTTGATTCTGTAGGACCAACCACCAGTCCTCAAGAGTGCTTCATTCTCATTTGAATCCGCCTCAAGTTCTCTATTATACCAGACTGAAGATTTGAGGAAATAAGCCAGTTCCATGGGGATTTCTGTAAATGGATCGTAACGGTCCTGTCCCCAGCTCATCATAAAAAAATCTTCAGCTCTATATCTGATTAATCGGCTTCCATTTCTTGTGTGGATAGCATATTTTATGGAATCAACCAGACTTTCCAGGGAATCCCGTGTCCACTCCTTTGCAGAGTAATGAAAGTTGAGATAGTGATTGACTTCGTTGTAGACATTGGGCATCCCCGCAATGCTTGTTGTGGGGGCTTCCAGGAATTTTTTATAGTTGTCTATCGACTCATCCCAGAGGCCCTCAGACTCATAAGATTTTGCCAGATTGTAATATACCTGGCCCCTGTCAATATCTCCTGAAAATCTGCTGAGCAGTTCGTTGTAGTAGCCAATTTTTTTTAAAGGCTTATCTGAATGGAACTTCAAAAGCTTGTTCAGGCTGTAGTAGTGGATAGACTGTCCTCTTATGATGAGGTCCTCATAATTCTTTAGAAGCCTGTTGTAGTAGATGGCCGCAATATCTATGGCCCCTTCTTCCTCATATATTGTACCAAGGAGAAGAAGGTAATAGCCGCTATAGCTGTCATCAGGAAATCTGTAGAGTTGATCATTGAGAAAATGTTTCAAAACTTCAGATTCTTCATCCTGTCTGAAACGAGAGATGATCTGTTCCATAATACCATAACGGTAGGTATCATCCTGATTAACATCCAATAATGCCAGAAGGGCTTGAACTTCCCTATCCGCTTCTTCATTTCCCGTTTGGTAGGGCAGAATACTCTTTTGGGAGCTGCAGGAAAAAAGGATAAAAAATAGTAGAGGGAGTAAATTCCGGGCGTGTTTCATTCCATAATGATTTTATCACAGGGCTCTGACCCGTGACAAGTTACCCTCTGTTCATACGTCTGAACCGACTGGGGCTCAGGCCTGTCTGCTTTTTGAACATACTGCTGAAATACGCTTCATTATCGTAGCCTGATTCATGGGCAATATTTTTTATTCTCCAGTCGGGATGCTGCACAAGGAGGGCCTTGCTTCTGTTGATGCGGTAACTGTTCAGGTATTGGAAAGGGCGGGTGTGAAGAGCCTTTTTAAATAGTGTACACAGATGTTGAGGTGTTACATTCAATACCGCGGCCAGATCGGATATGGAAATAGATTCTTTGTAATGTACCTCAATATATTCAAATACATCATAGAGTTTGTTATGCCTGAGGGCTCTGGAGTCATCTTCCTGGCTGGTATAACGGTACAGATCGGTCACAAAGGAATAAACCAGATTGGAGCATTCCAGAAACTTCAGACTGTGACCTGAGGTCAGCAGGTGCATTCCTTTTTCTACCTGCGCATCCAGATCTTCCCGGTGACTGATAGCATAAATACCGGTCCCGCTGATCTTAAAAGTCTTAAGAAGGTTTTCAATATGATAGCCTCCGAAAGTGAACCATGAGACTATCCAGGGTTGCTCTATGGCCCTGTATTTGTGTGAATCCCCTGGAAAAATCATCATACCTTCACCCGTCTGGATCTCCCTTTCTTCACTGTCTCCCAGAGAAACAAGGCCTTTTCCCTGCATGACATGAATCCACTGATAATAGGGGTAACCGAAAGGACGTGATATTTCTTCCTGTTCATAGTTGTATCCTACGCCTACAAGATAGAAGGGGAGTTGTTTTTCCATTTCTGTCATCACAGAAAAGGCATAATTCAGTTTCTGTAGCTTCATATATTGATATTTATCTTCATAAAAATTATTGTTTTTCCTTGATTGATAATAATATAAAAAAAAACTCAACACAAGGTAAATGTGAAACTGCACTCTTTCTACAGCTCATTAGACCATTCCTTTGTATATCCTTCTGAGTAGAAACGGAGAACTGTAGATCTTCATATATTGATACTTTTCTGAAAATATCAGGGTTGACCGGAAGGGGTATCCAGGTAGATAATTTATTATAGACTAAGAAAATAGGTCTAATAAGGAGAGAGTATGAAAAAATTATTATTTGTTGTAACAGCCCTTCTTTTCGCTGCTGCAAGTATCCCTGTTTTTGCTTCTGGAGCTCAGGAAGAAGGGTCTGCAAAAAGCAATATCATTATCTATAACTCCATGCATGGCGACCCCCTTCCCAGAGAAGCGGACGAAGAAGTCATTAAAATGTTTTCAGAAGAATATCCTGATAAACAGGTCATCCACTCCATTGTGGCTCATGAAGACTTCAAGCAGGCTATCCGGGCTTATCTTTCCTCTTCCACTCCTCCCGATCTGCTGACCTGGTTTGCAGGGAACAGAGCCCGTTTCTTCATTGATAAAGGCCTGATTATGGACATCAGTGATGTATGGGAAGAACAGGGTTGGAATGAAACCTATGCCAAGGGATGGCAGAGCATGAGTTCTGTGGATGGAAAGAAATATTTCCTCCCCACCTCCTGGTACTGGTGGGCCGTATACTACAGACCTTCCGTATTCGAAAAATACGGTCTGGAAGCTCCCAAAAGCTGGGATGAATTCATGGATGTCTGTGACACTCTGGTCGCCAATGGCGTGAAACCCTTTGCGATCGGTACAAAATACCGATGGACCGCCGCCGCCTGGTTCGACTATTTCAATATGAGAATCAATGGACCCGAATTTCATGTCAATCTGATGCTGGGTAAAGAAAAATACGACGATCCCCGGGTGAAGAAGGTTTTCGCCGAATGGGGAAGCATGATCGACAAGGGTTACTTTATTGATGATCCTGCCGCCTATTCCTGGTCTGAAGCTATCCCCTTTATGCTGGATGAAACGGCAGCCATGTATCTCATGGGTGACTTCATAAGAGATTCCTATCCTGCAGACCAGCACGATGATCTGGATTTCTTCCGCTTCCCCATCTATGACTCTTCTGTTCCCGTGGGTGAAGATGCTCCGACTGACGGATATTTCATTCCCGCCAACACCGCCAATCCTGAAGGAGCCAAACAGCTCATCGCCTATTTCGGTTCCAAGGAGATTCAGGAATATTTTGCTGAAAAAATGGGCCGTCTGAACACTAACAGCGAAGTGGATATGAGTCTGTTTAATGAAAATCAGCAGAAAGGAATCAAAATGATCAACAACAGTGACTTTGTCGCCCAGTTCTACGACAGAGACACAACTCCCGAGATGGCTAACAAAGGAATGGATGCCTTTATGGAAATCTGGGAAAAACACACAAAAGCTGATATCGACCGGATTTGTGCCAGACTGGAAAAAGACAGACAGGATATCTTTACCGAATAAGTTCTGCCTATAAGTTTTAACAGGCTGTCGTCCTTTGTCCTCAACAAAGGACGGCGGCCTCTTTTTTTAGAGGAGGTTCTGTTTGAAACACAACAGAGAAATCAATAAGGATCTGGTACCATGGCTGTTTCTGGCTATTCCCCTCTTGATATATTTTATCTGGGTCATCGGTCCCATGTTCTACACTTTTTATCTGAGTTTTACCAAATGGGACGGTTTATCGGCTCCAGTATTCAGCGGATTTCGAAACTATTCACATCTTTTAAGAGACCCCGTGTTTTTTGTATCCCTGAAAAACAATTTTATATGGATAGCCTTTTTTATTACCGTTCCCGTTGTCCTTGGATTGGGACTGGCTATGATTCTGAATCGGAATGTGCCGGGATCACGCTTCTTCAAAGCCAGTTTTTATTCCCCCATGGTGCTTTCCCTGGTTGTCTGCGGTCTGGTCTGGTCCTGGTTCTACAATCCAACACAGGGTCTTGTGAACGGTGTGCTTCGATCTGTGGGGCTTGAATCCTGGGCACAGGGATGGCTCAGTGATCCCGATCTGGTTCTTGGTTCCATCATCACCGTAGCCATATGGCGTCAGGTGGGTTATGTCATGGTTCTCTATCTGGCCGGACTACAGAGTGTGGATTCATTTCTGGTTGAAGCCTCCAAGATAGATGGTGCCAACGGCTGGCAGACTTTCTGGCATGTCATCATGCCTCAGCTGCAGCCCATAACCATTGTTGTTGTGGTCATCAGTATCATTGACTCCCTCAGGGCTTTTGACCTGGTCTCCGTCATGACCCGCGGAGGCCCCTACAACAGGTCCAGTGTGCTGGCCAACTTTATGTATATCGAGTCTTTTAATAATTACAAGATGGGATACGGTGCTTCTGTGGCGGTTATCCTGTTTTTGATCAGTCTGGCCTTTATTCTTATGTATCTTAGTCAGATCAATCATGATGAAGAAATCTAGGGGAAAGAAATGGTATATAAAGATAATAAAATATTAAAAGCCCTGGGCTTCTTATTCCTGGCGATCATGACTTTTGTCTGGCTGCTGCCCATGATTGTGGCTGTCCTGACATCCTTCAGGACTAACAACGAGCTTCTGACTCAGGGGTTTCTGTCCTTTCCTGAAAAAGTCAGTTTTACAAGCTATCAGAATGCCTGGACCCGAGGACAACTCAGACTGTTCCTGCCCAACAGCTTCATCATCACCTTTCCGGCTCTGATTTTTACACTGGGACTTTCCAGTCTGTCCGCCTATGCTCTGGCCAAATTCCGATTCAAAGGACGCAGGCTGATCCTCTCAGTCTTTGTCGGAGGAATGATGCTTCCCTTTCAGATCCTTCTGCTGCCTGTGTTCAGACTGTCTGAAAAAATAGGAATTTACGATACCTACTGGGCTCTTATCGCCATCCATACGGCTTTTCAGCTGGGTTTCTGTACCTTTGTTCTTCGGAATTATATGGTCACCATACCCAAGTCTCTTTCTGAGGCGGCCAGGATTGACGGCTGTCATGAATTTAGAATCTACTCTCAAATCATTATGCCCCTGGTTCTGCCTGCGGTTGCAGCCATTGCTACACTTGAGTTTACCTGGATTTTTAATGATTATATCTGGGCTCTCATTCTTGTGAGAACCAGTAAAATGATGCCTGTCACGGCAGGGCTGGCCATCCTGCAAGGACAGTACGTCATGGACTGGACTGTTATTATCGCCGGGGCGCTGATGGCAACCATCCCGACAATCATTGTCTTTATATTTCTACAGCGTTATTTTATCCAAGGCCTGACAATGGGGTCTAATAAATGAAAGAAACGCGTCGCCAGGGCCTCTGTTATGGTGGGGATTATAACCCCGAACAATGGCCGGAAGAAATCTGGGAAGATGACATCCGTCTGATGAAACTGGCAGGCGTGAACTTTGTGTCTCTTGGAATTTTCAGCTGGGCCCTTCTTCAGCCTTCGCCAGATCACTTTGATTTTTCATTTCTCGATAAGATAATGGATATGCTGGCAGCGGCGGATATAGGAGTGGATATGGCAACGCCGACGGCCGCACAGCCCCCCTGGCTCTCCCATAAATATCCGGATATATTGCCTGTCAGCATCGAAGGAATGCGCTACAGCTATGGCTCCAGGCAGTGTTACTGCCCTAACAGCAGCCATTGGAAAGAGGCGGCTTCATTCATAGCACGCAAGGTCGTGGATCGCTACAAGGACCATCCTGCCCTGGTGATGTGGCATATCAATAATGAATACACCTGTCATGTGCAGAGTTGTTACTGCGATAATTGTGCTGATGCCTTCCGAAGCTGGCTGAAAGAACGTTATGCATCGGTCGAAGGGGTCAATAAAGCCTGGGGTACACGATTCTGGAGTCAGTACTATTATCAATGGGATGAGATCCTCCCTCCCCGCAGGACTACGGCCCAGCCCAATCCGGGGCATGTGCTCGATTACAGACGATTTATGAACGATTCAGTTCTGGATCTCTACCTGATGGAAAAGAAAATTATTGAAGAACTTTCTCCTGATGTAGAGGTTATGACCAATTTTATGATGACCTGGAAAGATCTTAATCTCTTTCAATGGGCCGGAGAGGTGGATATTGTCACCTGGAACTCCTATCCAGATCCTGATCCGGGTTACGATCCTTCCTGGACTGCTCTGGATCATGACATCATGCGGAGTCTTAAGCAGGGGCAGCCTTTTATGGTGATGGAGCAGGCACCCTCCCAGGTGAACTGGCGGGACGTGAACCGGGCCAAGGCTCCGGGGATGATGAAGCTTTATTCCTACCAGGCCATGGCTCACGGAGCAGATGGACTGATGTTTTTTCAATGGCGCCAGTCCCGCAGAGGATCAGAGAAATTTCACAGCGCCTGTGTCACCCATACAGGGGATGAGCACTCCCGTGTGTTCCGTGAAGTTGTAAATCTTGGTTCTGAAATGAAACTGCTCGCAGGATTGAAGGATGCAGAATATCCAGCCGAAACAGCGATTCTACTGGATTATGAAAACTGGTGGGCCCTGGAATATGAAAACAATCAGAGCTCTCATGTAAAATACCTTGAGAATCTCCGCTACTTCTACAAATACTTTTATGATAATCATATTCCTGTGGATTTTGTACATCCTTCGGGGAATCTGGACAAATACAGGATGATTGTTGCGCCTTTCCTTTATATGCTCCAGGATGATGCGGGCTCCCAGTTTTCAAAATATGTAGAGCAGGGCGGACATCTGGTGGTCAGCTGCGGCAGCGGACTGGTGGATTCTCAAGAAGCCGTGTTTGAGGGAGGTTATCCGGGACCCTTGAAAGATGTTCTGGGGATACGGGTGGAAGAGTTTGATCCCCTCTATCCCGGCCAGCGTGTTTCCTTCAGTTTTTCCGGTAAAGAGGGACTGCCTGATGCCGGGGGAGATCTATGGCAGGACCGCATACACTGCGAGGGCGCTCAGGGGGAAGCCTGGTTTTCCGAAGGGCCCATGAAAGGCTTCCCGGCCATAACAAGCCATGTTCCAGATGGATCTAAAGAAGAGGGAAGCGGAAAAGCCTGGTATCTGGGAATACGTCCGGATAAGGAGACACTTTTCAGACTCTTTGACAGGATTGTAGAGGACGCGGCAGTACATAAGGTTATGAGCCGCATTCTCCCGGGTCAGCTGGAAATCACAAACCGCAGAAACAAAGAGGGACTCTGGTATTTCCTTATGAATTTTTCAGATGAGACCGTCGTTCTGTCCCTGGATTCAAAATCCATGATAAACCCTTTGACGGGTCGCAAAGCGGGTCCTCAAATTTCTTTGAGTCCCCTGGAAACTGCCATACTTCTGGAAAAAAAACTGACTCGGTAGTTTAAGATCAGAGATCAGTCTGTGTGACAGATATCCCGGAAAGTTTTCAGGAATAGATCGGCATTTTTGGGATTCTGACCCGATCCCTGCCATAAAGGCCCTTTTCCGCCGCCTTTACCTTCTATCAGACTCAGACACTTTTGTTGAAATTCTTCAAAGTTCAGTGTTTTATGCTGGGGCAGGTGAAGGGCCCAGTTCAGATGGCCTTTATTCTCCGTGCAGATCAGAAATGAGAGATCCCGTGTAGAACTCAGGTTTTTGACTATCCCTTTAAACAGCGCAGGAGGACAGTCTTCCAGTTCCCTTGTAATCAAAGGGGGATAATAAAATACAGAACCGCTCAGGTCATGACTGATTCTTTCCGCTTCTTTTTCCATCAAAGTTTTTAACATCTTGTGCTCCTTCTGTTTTTCTGAAATCAGGGCTTCCAGCCGGGTGGCCGTTTCTTCAGGTTTAACCGAGAGGAGGGTACTGATTGTCTCTAAACGGTCAAATCTCATTTTATAATCATCATAGGCAGGGGCGCCGATTTTCCACTTTAATCTGAGACGGGATCTTATTTTCTCCATACCTGTGTATTTGATCAGGCCCAGGTCAGATGTATTTTGAACATGGAGACCTCCGCAGGGAGTCTGATCCAGACCGACGATGGATATGAGTCTTATATTCTCAATTTTATCTGTATCCCGCCGGAGATTATAGGCCGACAGTTCTTCTTTTGTTTTGACAACAATGGATTGAACTGGACGGGCTTTACGTATTTCCCGGTTCACCCCTTCTTCCAGGGCCAGCAGATCTTCCTTGTTCAGCTCCTGTTTCTCCACTTCGATGGTTGATTCCTCAATACCCAGATGAACCGATACGGTCGGGGCATTGCATATTTTCAGAAGCAGGGCGGAGATGAGATGCTGCCCTGTATGCTGAACAGTAAAATGATCTCTGTACTCCCGGTCCAGGATCATGCTGATTTCCGGTGAGTCCGGTTTTTTTTTCATGGTGTGAAGAATCCTGTCCCCCTCCTTCTGCACATCCAGCACCGCTTCCCCATTGATCCGGCCTTTGTCGGCGGGCTGTCCTCCCCCTTCGGGGTAGAAGAGGGTGTCTTCAAACTCAAGGAACCAGAGAGACTCCTTTAGTTCGGCAGAG includes these proteins:
- a CDS encoding alanyl-tRNA editing protein, with product MKNADYYQNPLSDSLTTRLISAELKESLWFLEFEDTLFYPEGGGQPADKGRINGEAVLDVQKEGDRILHTMKKKPDSPEISMILDREYRDHFTVQHTGQHLISALLLKICNAPTVSVHLGIEESTIEVEKQELNKEDLLALEEGVNREIRKARPVQSIVVKTKEELSAYNLRRDTDKIENIRLISIVGLDQTPCGGLHVQNTSDLGLIKYTGMEKIRSRLRLKWKIGAPAYDDYKMRFDRLETISTLLSVKPEETATRLEALISEKQKEHKMLKTLMEKEAERISHDLSGSVFYYPPLITRELEDCPPALFKGIVKNLSSTRDLSFLICTENKGHLNWALHLPQHKTLNFEEFQQKCLSLIEGKGGGKGPLWQGSGQNPKNADLFLKTFRDICHTD
- a CDS encoding beta-galactosidase gives rise to the protein MKETRRQGLCYGGDYNPEQWPEEIWEDDIRLMKLAGVNFVSLGIFSWALLQPSPDHFDFSFLDKIMDMLAAADIGVDMATPTAAQPPWLSHKYPDILPVSIEGMRYSYGSRQCYCPNSSHWKEAASFIARKVVDRYKDHPALVMWHINNEYTCHVQSCYCDNCADAFRSWLKERYASVEGVNKAWGTRFWSQYYYQWDEILPPRRTTAQPNPGHVLDYRRFMNDSVLDLYLMEKKIIEELSPDVEVMTNFMMTWKDLNLFQWAGEVDIVTWNSYPDPDPGYDPSWTALDHDIMRSLKQGQPFMVMEQAPSQVNWRDVNRAKAPGMMKLYSYQAMAHGADGLMFFQWRQSRRGSEKFHSACVTHTGDEHSRVFREVVNLGSEMKLLAGLKDAEYPAETAILLDYENWWALEYENNQSSHVKYLENLRYFYKYFYDNHIPVDFVHPSGNLDKYRMIVAPFLYMLQDDAGSQFSKYVEQGGHLVVSCGSGLVDSQEAVFEGGYPGPLKDVLGIRVEEFDPLYPGQRVSFSFSGKEGLPDAGGDLWQDRIHCEGAQGEAWFSEGPMKGFPAITSHVPDGSKEEGSGKAWYLGIRPDKETLFRLFDRIVEDAAVHKVMSRILPGQLEITNRRNKEGLWYFLMNFSDETVVLSLDSKSMINPLTGRKAGPQISLSPLETAILLEKKLTR